CGCAAGTCAGGCGAGCCCATTTTGCGTCCGCAGGTGACGCTGGTGGAAGGGCGGTGGTTCGTGCCGGGGAAGCGCGAAGTCGTGGCGAGCCGAAAACTCGCGCGGCGCTTCAGCGGCATGAACATCGGCGGGAGCTTCAAGACCGCCGGCCAGCACCTGACGGTGGTGGGCTGGCTCGACGGCTCCGACAGCGCGTTCGACTCGGAGGTGTGGATGGACGGCGACGAGGCTCGCAGCGTGTTTGACCGCGAGAACTACTCGAGCGTCCTCATTCGCGTGCCGGAGTTGGCGGCGGTGCATTCATTGACGAACCGGATCGAGACGGAGAAGCGGCTGCCGCTGCGCGCCGTGCAGGAGAGCGCCTATTACGCGTCGCAGACGATGACGGCGATGCCGATCAAGATACTCGGCGCGTTTCTCGCCACGGCAATGTCCATCGGCGCGGTGTTCGCGGCGATGAACACGATGTATGCGAGCGTGGGGGCGAGGACGCGCGAGATCGGGACGCTGCGGGTGCTCGGCTACCGGAGGCGGACGATTCTGCTGGGATTCATCCTCGAAGGGGCATTTCTGGCTTCGCTCGGTGGCGCGCTTGGCTGCGTGATGGCGTTCCCGATGCACGGCGTCTCGACGGGAACGATGAGCTTCGAGAGTTTCAGCGAAGTGGTGTTTCACTTTCGCATCACGCCGGCGCTTGTCACGCAAGGGATGGTCTTCTCCGTTCTGGTCGGCATCGTGGGCAGCCTGTTGCCCGCGATCCGCGCCTCGCGCCTGCCGGTGATCGCGGCGTTGAAAGCGGTGTGAGCGCGGGCCGCCTCCGGAAAATCCGGCTCGCCAATGGCGTGTTTTGATCTACCTTGCGTCCATGGACTGGCAGCAACCCGCCGCGCTGTGCATCGTCGCCCTTACGGCCGGGGTGTTCGCATGGCGTCACGTGAGGCCACGCCGGTTTGATTTTCACCGCGACACCGGGTGCGGTTGCGCCGGCGGGCGGGGGCCGAAGCCCGCGATTTCCGTGCGCGGCCGCAAGGGCGAGGCGCCGCAGGTCCACTTCAAATCCTGACCGCCGCACGCGCGGTTCCCCCGACCATGGCCATGTGCAAATCGTCCTCGGCGCTGGCCTTCGCCAGCCACCGGCATGAGGCGCGCCGCCGCCCGCCGACCGACGCGCACTGGGTTCCGAACACGGATGTTTACGTCACCGACGCCGGCATCGTGATCAAAGCCGAGGTCGCCGGGCTCAACCGCGACGACCTCACGCTCACGGTCGAGGGCAACACCTTGCGGATTTCCGGCAGCCGCATCGACGGTTGCCGCGAGGTCGGCAGCAAATTTCACCTCATGGAGATTCACTACGGCGCGTTCGAGAACGTGGTCGAGCTGCCGCCCGGTTACGATCTCGCGCAGGCGCGCGCCGCGTATCAAAACGGATTTCTTCGCGTGGATGTCCCGCTGTCCAAGCCCATTCAACCGGAGCGACCGCGGCGCCGGTTGCGGCCCCGGAGGAAGTGAGCAGGCGCGCGACTGAACGATTCCGGCTCTTTGCGCATCCAACAGGAGGAGGCCATCAGCCCAGCCATGCCCGCTGACACCGAGTTCATCAACATCGTGAACGCCCCGACCGGCGCGGCGGAGGGCGCCTTGCCCGCGCGCGTCGCCTCCAAGCCCATCCCCGGCGTGCTGCCGCTGCTCGGCCTCTCGGACATCGTCATCTTTCCCGGCATGGTCGCGCCGTTGCTGGTTGAGACCGACGAGAGCATCAAGCTCGTGGACGCCGTGGTCGGCGGCGACCGTTTCCTCGGGCTCGTGCTCCAGCGCAAGCCCGAGGTTCAGAACCCGATGCCCGAGGACATCTGGGAACACGGTTGCGTCGGCCGCGTGATGAAGATGCTCAAGTTCCCGGACAACACCGTCCGAATCCTCGTCGAGGGGCTGCGGCGCTTCCGCATCACGGCCTACGAGGCGACCGAGCCGTATTTGCGGGCAAAGATCGAATTGCTCCACGAGCGCGCGGATACCTCCGTCGAGATGGCCGCGCTCTCGCGCAGCGCGCAGCAGCTGTTCCAGGACATCATCCAACTCTCGCCCGCGCTGTCCGACCAGGTAAAGGTCTCCGCCCTGAACATCGATGAGCCAGGCAAGCTCGCCGACCTCATCGCGGCAAACCTCAACCTCAACCTCGAGGAACGCCAGCACCTGCTCGAGACCGTGCAGGTCAAGGAGCGTCTCGGGCGCCTGCTCCCGCTGCTCAACCGCGAGCTCGAAGTGCTCACGCTCGGGTCGAAGATTCAGAAGGAAGTCACATCCTCGATGAACAAGAGCCAGCGCGACTTTTACCTGCGCGAACAGATTCGAGCCATCCAGCGCGAGCTCGGCGAGACGGATTCCGGCACGGCGGAAGCGGGCTCCTTCCGCGGGCAGATCGAAAAGAACGGCCTGCCGCCCGAGGTGCAGAAGGTGGCGTTCAAGGAACTCGATCGCCTGCAGTCCATGCCGCCCGCCGTCGCCGAATACACCGTCACGCGCAACTACCTCGAATGGCTCGTCAGCCTGCCGTGGAGCAAGTCCACCGAGGACAAGCTCGACCTCACCGCCGCCGGGCGCCTGCTTGACGAGGAACACTTCGGCCTGCGCAAAGTGAAAGACCGATTGCTCGAGTTTCTCGCCGTCATCAAACTCAAGAACAAGCTCAAGGGGCCGCTGCTATGTTTCGTCGGCCCGCCCGGCGTCGGCAAGACCTCGCTCGGAAAGAGCATCGCCGACGCGCTCGGGCGGAAGTTCATCCGCATCTCGCTCGGCGGCATGCGCGACGAGGCGGAAATTCGCGGGCACCGGCGCACTTACGTCGGCTCGATGCCGGGGCGGATTTTGCAGGGACTTCGCCGCGTCGAGTCCAAC
The Verrucomicrobiota bacterium genome window above contains:
- a CDS encoding ABC transporter permease — translated: MALPLRYNVRNVFVRWRATLATVLGIALVVAVFVLVQALAAGLEKSSRNTGDPRNVMVVRKGSTAESSSQVTREQLRLMLYWPEIAKNSEGTPLVSADVLVLISLPRLGNTNESHVLVRGISPVGASMRAEVEARRDRKSGEPILRPQVTLVEGRWFVPGKREVVASRKLARRFSGMNIGGSFKTAGQHLTVVGWLDGSDSAFDSEVWMDGDEARSVFDRENYSSVLIRVPELAAVHSLTNRIETEKRLPLRAVQESAYYASQTMTAMPIKILGAFLATAMSIGAVFAAMNTMYASVGARTREIGTLRVLGYRRRTILLGFILEGAFLASLGGALGCVMAFPMHGVSTGTMSFESFSEVVFHFRITPALVTQGMVFSVLVGIVGSLLPAIRASRLPVIAALKAV
- a CDS encoding Hsp20/alpha crystallin family protein produces the protein MAMCKSSSALAFASHRHEARRRPPTDAHWVPNTDVYVTDAGIVIKAEVAGLNRDDLTLTVEGNTLRISGSRIDGCREVGSKFHLMEIHYGAFENVVELPPGYDLAQARAAYQNGFLRVDVPLSKPIQPERPRRRLRPRRK
- the lon gene encoding endopeptidase La encodes the protein MPADTEFINIVNAPTGAAEGALPARVASKPIPGVLPLLGLSDIVIFPGMVAPLLVETDESIKLVDAVVGGDRFLGLVLQRKPEVQNPMPEDIWEHGCVGRVMKMLKFPDNTVRILVEGLRRFRITAYEATEPYLRAKIELLHERADTSVEMAALSRSAQQLFQDIIQLSPALSDQVKVSALNIDEPGKLADLIAANLNLNLEERQHLLETVQVKERLGRLLPLLNRELEVLTLGSKIQKEVTSSMNKSQRDFYLREQIRAIQRELGETDSGTAEAGSFRGQIEKNGLPPEVQKVAFKELDRLQSMPPAVAEYTVTRNYLEWLVSLPWSKSTEDKLDLTAAGRLLDEEHFGLRKVKDRLLEFLAVIKLKNKLKGPLLCFVGPPGVGKTSLGKSIADALGRKFIRISLGGMRDEAEIRGHRRTYVGSMPGRILQGLRRVESNNPVILLDEVDKIGADFRGDPASALLEVLDPQQNATFTDNYLDLPFDLSHVLFITTANWLDPVHPALRDRLEVIELPSYTTEEKLQIAKRHLVPRQLDEHGLKPKLVKLPDATLLRVITDYTREAGCRELDREIAALVRKAARRIATNGGPVTIAPADLATLLGPVRFTSELAETIREPGIAVGLAWTPAGGEILFIEATRMAGKGKLILTGSLGDVMKESAQAGMSYLRSQAKGLGIDPTDHDKFDVHVHVPSGATPKDGPSAGVTILVALASLFTRRIVRSDVAMTGEISLRGRVLPVGGVKEKVLAAARVGIRHVLLPEQNRKDWDEVPKEVRATMKAHFVRHISELLPLALGK